A genomic region of Balearica regulorum gibbericeps isolate bBalReg1 chromosome 8, bBalReg1.pri, whole genome shotgun sequence contains the following coding sequences:
- the PRDX1 gene encoding peroxiredoxin-1, producing MSSGKAFIGKPAPDFTATAVMPDGQFKDIKLSDYKGKYVVFFFYPLDFTFVCPTEIIAYSDRADEFKKINCEVIGASVDSHFCHLAWINTPKKQGGLGTMKIPLVSDTKRVIAKEYGVLKEDEGIAYRGLFIIDENGILRQITINDLPVGRSVDETLRLVQAFQFTDKHGEVCPAGWKPGSDTIKPDVQKSKEYFSKQK from the exons ATGTCTTCAGGAAAGGCTTTCATTGGAAAACCAGCCCCTGACTTTACTGCCACAGCTGTAATGCCAGATGGACAATTTAAAGACATAAAACTCTCTGACTATAAAG GAAAATACGTGGTGTTCTTCTTCTACCCCCTGGACTTCACTTTTGTCTGTCCAACTGAAATTATTGCATACAGTGACAGAGCTGATGAGttcaagaaaattaactgtgaaGTAATTGGAGCTTCTGTTGACTCTCACTTCTGTCACCTCGCCTG GATCAACACTCCTAAGAAACAAGGCGGTTTGGGTACTATGAAAATCCCATTGGTTTCTGACACAAAACGTGTCATTGCCAAAGAATACGGAGTACTGAAAGAGGATGAAGGTATTGCATACAG GGGTCTGTTCATAATTGATGAGAATGGGATCTTGAGGCAGATAACAATTAATGATCTTCCTGTTGGCCGTTCTGTTGATGAAACCCTCAGACTTGTCCAGGCCTTCCAGTTTACAGATAAACATGGAGAAG TGTGCCCAGCTGGCTGGAAGCCTGGCAGTGACACAATCAAGCCTGATGTTCAGAAAAGTAAAGAGTATTTCTCCAAGCAGAAATAA